The Desulfobulbus propionicus DSM 2032 DNA segment GGTACGGATCCCGCCGCGCAACGCGGCGCAGGATGGGGTGACGGCGATCGAAGCCCGGGAACTGACCATGCGCTTTGGCGATTTTGTCGCGGTCGACCGGGTCAGTTTCCAGATCAAGAGCGGCGAAATTTTTGGATTCCTCGGCTCCAACGGCTGCGGCAAGACCACCACCATGAAGATGCTCACCGGCCTGCTGCCGGCATCCGGCGGCCACGCCTGGCTGTTTGGCCAGCCGGTCAACCCCCGGGATATCGACACCCGCCGCCGGGTCGGCTACATGACCCAGTCCTTTTCCCTGTACGCCGAACTGAGCGTGGCCCAGAACCTGGAGCTGCACGCCCGTTTGTTCAACGTGCCGGCCGAGAAAATACCCGGACGAGTGCGCGAGATGGCCGAGCGGTTCGGTCTGGCCGACGTGATGACCGCTCTGCCCGGCAATCTGCCCTTGGGCCAGCGGCAGCGGCTGTCCCTGGCCGTGGCCATGATCCACAAGCCGGAGATGCTGATCCTCGACGAGCCGACCTCGGGGGTCGACCCCATCGCCCGCGACCGTTTTTGGCAGAGCATGATCGACCTGGCCCGCAACGACGGGGTCACCATCTTCATCTCCACCCATTTCATGAACGAGGCCGAGCGCTGCGACCGTATTTCCCTGATGCATGCCGGTCGGGTGCTGATCAGCGACAGCCCGGCGGCAATCAAGGCCAAGCGCGGGGCCGCGACCCTGGAACAGGCCTTTATCGGCTATCTTGCCGAGGCCGGCGCGCAGGGCGGCACGGTCGAACCGTCGAACGCGCAACCGGCTTCTCCTCCCGCGACGATCGATCCGGCAACCGATCCATCCCGCGCACCGGCCTCTCACCCGCGGCGCCGGTTCAGTCTGGCCCGGGCCTTGAGCTACGCGCGGCGCGAATCCATGGAACTGCGGCGCGATCCGGTGCGCGCCACCCTGGCCTTGCTGGGCAGCGTCATCCTGATGGTGGTCATGGGGTACGGTATCAGCTACGATGTCGAGGATTTGCCCTTTGCCGTGCTCGACCGGGACCAAACCACCGCTAGCCGCGACTACATTCTCAATTTGAGCGGTTCCCGATACTTCATCGAACATCCGCCCCTGGCCGACTATGCCGAGCTGGACCGGCGGATGCGCGCGGGCGAAATCAGCCTGGCCCTGGAGATGCCACCCGGATTCGGCCGTGATCTGGCGCGCGGCAGACCGGTGGTCATCGGCGCCTGGATCGACGGGGCCATGCCGCAGCGGGCGGAAACCATTCAGGGCTATGTCAACGGCATGCATGGCCTGTGGCTGGCCAGTCTGCGCGGCCGCCAGTCTTCAGCCATGGGCGACGCCTCTCCATTCACGGTCGAAACCCGCTACCGGTACAACCCGGATGTCAAGAGCCTCGTAGCCATGGTGCCGGCGGTGATCCCCTTGCTGCTGATCATGATTCCGGCCATGCTCACCACGCTGAGCGTGGTGCGGGAGAAAGAACTGGGATCGATCATCAATCTCTACGTCACTCCGGTGACCCGGATGGAATTCCTGCTCGGCAAGCAGCTGCCGTACATCGGCTTGGCCATGGCGAATTTTTTCCTGTTGGCGTTGATGGCGGTGACCCTGTTTGGCGTGCCCGTCCGGGGCGATCTTCTCGCCCTGATCGTGGCGGCCCTGCTTTATGTGTCCGCAGCCACCGCCCTCGGGTTGCTGATTTCCTCGTTCATGCGCAGTCAGGTGGCGGCCATTTTCGGGACCGCCATCCTCACCATCCTGCCGTCGGTCAATTTTTCCGGCATGACCAATCCGGTCACCTCCCAGGAGGGGTTGGGGCGGGTGATCGGCACCCTCTATCCCACCGCCCACTTTCTCACCATCAGCCGGGGTATCTTTGCCAAGGGGTTGGGCTTTGCCGATCTCCCCGTTCAATTTCTGGTGCTGCTGGTTACCATTCCGCTCTTGCTGGGAGCGTGCGCAATGCTGTTGAAAAAACAGGAGGGCTGAGGATGCGAGCCGCCAACATCGTCCATCTGGGAAACAAGGAACTGCGCAGTCTGGCCCGTGACCCCATTCTGCTGTTTCTAATCGTCTACTCGTTCACCATCGGTGTGTATGCCTCGGCCACCGCCATGCCCGACTCGCTCAACAAGGCACCGATCGCCATTGTCGACGAGGATGGCTCGCCCCTGTCGTCCCGTATTGCCTCCGCCTTTTATCCACCCCACTTCTTGGTCCCGGTGCAGATCAGCCAGCCGGAGATGGATGCGCGCATGGATCAGGGACTTGATACCTTTGCCCTCGATATTCCCCCCAACTTCCAGCGCGATCTTCTTGCGGGCCGCAGCCCGGCCATTCAGCTCAACATCGATGCCACCCGCATGTCCCAGGCCTTTACCGGCAATGGCTATATCCAGGCAATCCTCGACGGCGAGATAGCCGAGTTCCTCCAACGCTCCCGTTCCGCCGACCCTTCGCCGGTGGAGCTCAACCTGCGCCACCGCTTCAACCCGTCGCTGACCCAGGCCTGGTTTGGCGCGGTGATGGAGGTGATCAACAATGTCACCATGCTCTCCATTATTCTTACCGGCGCCTCCCTGATCCGCGAGCGGGAGCACGGTACGGTCGAGCATCTGCTGGTCATGCCGGTGACGCCGGGCGAGATCATGATCAGCAAGGCATCGGCCATGGGGTTGGTGGTGATTGTCGCCAGCGCCCTGTCGTTGGTACTGGTAGTCCAGGGATTGCTTGCGGTGCAGATCGAAGGATCCTTGCTGCTGTTTTTCGCCGGCACCGGGCTGCATCTCTTTGCCACCACCTCGATGGGCATCTTCATGGGCACCCTTGCCCGGTCCATGCCCCAATTCGGCCTGTTGATGATGCTGGTGCTGCTGCCCCTGGAGATGCTCTCCGGGGGCGTGACCCCCAGGGAGAGCATGCCAACCGTCGTTCAGCTCGTGATGGAGGCCGCGCCCACCACCCACTTTGTCGCTCTGGCCCAGGCCATTTTGTACCGGGGCGCAGGCTTTGCGGTGGTCTGGCCGCACTTTGCCGCCCTGGTGCTGATCGGCGCGCTGCTCTTTTCTCTGTCGCTGGCGCGCTTCCGCCGCACCATCGGCCTGATGGCCTGAGCGATGCGAAAATGGCGCAAGGGTGAATGGTCTGTAATATGTTGAAATAAAATGAATTAGTTCTCTGGCCTTTCTTTTGTTAGAAAACGGTTAGCGGACTGTTTTTTTGGTGTCATAATTGAGTGAGAAAGGTAAAGTCGGTCCGGCTTGGAACGCCTTGCTCTTCTTGCTGAGGAGGTTGCTCCTCTGACCATGGAAAAGGGCTCGGGGCTTGATTGGTTCATGACCAACGCGAGGTTCCCGGCTGCCTTGAGGACTTTTACTCCAACACGAACAAGAGAACGATTATGAACCTTGGTTTTCTCGCCAAATTGCTGCCGCCGCCGGAAAACAAATTCTATCAGTATTTCGAGGAGGCCGCCGAGGTCTGTGAACTCTCCTCCCAGCTGTTTTACCAAATTGTCCATTCCGATTTGAAGGAACGGGAGGAATATCTCATCCACGCCAAGACCTACAAGCGGCGGGCGGTGGTTGCCCTGGAGGGCAGCCTGGCGCTGCTCAACGCCTCGTTCATCACCCCCATCGACCGGGAAGACATCCAGTTGATCACCTCCAACCTCTACAAGAGCACCAAGGTCATTCTCAAGGCCTGCGTGAACCTCCGCATTTACAAGATCGAGGCTTACAATGAAATTGTCAAGAAACAGGCCGAGATCCTGATCAAGTCGGCGGAGGAGTTGCGCACCATCATCTCGATGTTGAAAAATAACGCCTCGCTCGAAGACATCACCGACTGCAACTCACGGATCAAGGATATCGAGAATCGGGGCGACGAGATTCTGTTCACCGCCACCGAAGAAATCTTTTCCGGCAAATACGACGCGCTCTATGTGCTCAAGCTGCGGGATATTTACAAGGGGATCGAGAACGCCCTCGATATCTGCTCGGTCATTTCCGATCTGATCCTCAATATCGCCCTCAAACACAGATAACTTTCTCCATCATTTTTCCGCACGCGGCAACCACCCTTGCCGCGTCTGCCTGTCACGGAAAAGAGGACGTGCATTCATGGTTCTGACCCTGCTTATTTGTGTGATCGTCACCGCGCTTGTCTTTGAATATATCAACGGCTTTCACGATTCCGCCAACGCCATCGCCACGGTGGTGTCGACCAAGGTGCTCACCGCTCGCGCCGCGGTTATTTATGCCGGATTGCTCAATATCGCTGGGGCCTTCATGGGCACCCACGTGGCCAGCACCATCGGCAGGGGCATTGTCTCCACCGAAAGCGTCACCCAGGGGGTGATTCTCTGCGCCCTGCTGTCGGCCATCATCTGGAATCTGATCACCTGGTACTACGGCATTCCTTCCAGCTCTTCACACGCCTTGATCGGCGGCCTCATGGGGGCCACGATCTCCAAGGCCGGGTATCACGTGGTGCATTTCGACGGCGTGACCAAAAAAGTGCTCATGCCGATGGTCACCTCGCCGCTGATCGGGTTTGGCATCGGCTTTTTGTGCATGGTCCTTATTCTGTGGTTGTGCTCCAGGGCCAATCCCAATACGGTCAACAAATATTTTAAGAAGCTGCAGCTCGTTTCTTCCGGGATCATGGCGCTCAGCCACGGCAGCAACGATGCCCAGAAGACCATGGGCATCATCACCCTGGCCCTGGTCAGCTACCACACCCTGGACACCTTCGAGGTTCCTTACTGGGTCATTCTTGGCTGCGCGGTGACCATGGGCCTCGGCACCATGGCCGGCGGCTGGCGGATCATCCGCACCATGGGCAGCAAGATGATCAAACTCAAGCCGGTGCACGGTTTTGCCGCCGAAACCTCGGCTGCGGCCGTTATCCTCACCGCCTCCCATTTCGGTATTCCGGTCAGTACCACCCATATCATTTCCACCTCGATCATGGGCGTGGGCAGCACCCGGGGCATCCATGCCCTCAAATGGGGTATCGTCGGCAACATCGTCATGGCCTGGATTCTGACCATCCCGGTATGCATGGTGATTGCCGCCGTCCTCTACCGCATCCTGCCGGTCTGAAGCGCTGCGCCGTTCTGCTGAGCAGGCCGGCGCAACCATTTCCGAGCCAATCGATGATTGTGTCCCTGGTCGGAAGCAACGGCCAATGACGTGCCGGCATTCTCCGGCATCCTTCTTCCACTGATTCTCTCCCACCCGTCTTCCGCGAGAGCGGCGTCAATCCTTCCCTTTCGTGGTCCGGCGGCAAATCCCACAAGCCACAGCCAGTCAATCCTCTCCATCCCGGCACATTGCTCGTCCTGAACTTTGTCTGTAAACAGAAGAATGCGGCCAACAATGTGATAGAGTATTATGAAAGCACTAGGCAGTCGGAGGGAGGAGAATGCAATGAACTGGCAAGCGATTGTGCTCGTGACAATGGGTCTGATGCTAACGGTGCATGATGCCTGGGCTGACAAGGACAGGGAGGAGAAGATGCGAACAGCACGAAAACGGATGGTACAGGAAATCGAGGTGGATGTGATGGAAACCTCGAGGTACATCGGTCGTGGTCAACTCAGCGCGGAAGTCATGCGGGTGATGGAGGAAGTGCCCCGGCATGAATTTGTCCCGTCGTATGAGCAGGGGGCGGCGTATCTCAACCGTCCGTTGCCGATCGGCTATGGACAGACCATTTCTCAGCCCTACATTGTGGCGCTGATGACCGATCTGCTGGCTGTTTCCAAGGAGGGCAAAATTCTTGAGGTGGGAGCAGGTTCAGGCTACCAGGCCGCAGTGTTGTCCCGCTTGGTCAACGAAGTGCATTCAATTGAAATCATTCCGGAGTTGGCCAAGGAATGCCGGGAACGGCTGGCGCGCTTGGG contains these protein-coding regions:
- a CDS encoding DUF47 domain-containing protein — protein: MNLGFLAKLLPPPENKFYQYFEEAAEVCELSSQLFYQIVHSDLKEREEYLIHAKTYKRRAVVALEGSLALLNASFITPIDREDIQLITSNLYKSTKVILKACVNLRIYKIEAYNEIVKKQAEILIKSAEELRTIISMLKNNASLEDITDCNSRIKDIENRGDEILFTATEEIFSGKYDALYVLKLRDIYKGIENALDICSVISDLILNIALKHR
- a CDS encoding ABC transporter permease is translated as MRAANIVHLGNKELRSLARDPILLFLIVYSFTIGVYASATAMPDSLNKAPIAIVDEDGSPLSSRIASAFYPPHFLVPVQISQPEMDARMDQGLDTFALDIPPNFQRDLLAGRSPAIQLNIDATRMSQAFTGNGYIQAILDGEIAEFLQRSRSADPSPVELNLRHRFNPSLTQAWFGAVMEVINNVTMLSIILTGASLIREREHGTVEHLLVMPVTPGEIMISKASAMGLVVIVASALSLVLVVQGLLAVQIEGSLLLFFAGTGLHLFATTSMGIFMGTLARSMPQFGLLMMLVLLPLEMLSGGVTPRESMPTVVQLVMEAAPTTHFVALAQAILYRGAGFAVVWPHFAALVLIGALLFSLSLARFRRTIGLMA
- a CDS encoding protein-L-isoaspartate(D-aspartate) O-methyltransferase translates to MNWQAIVLVTMGLMLTVHDAWADKDREEKMRTARKRMVQEIEVDVMETSRYIGRGQLSAEVMRVMEEVPRHEFVPSYEQGAAYLNRPLPIGYGQTISQPYIVALMTDLLAVSKEGKILEVGAGSGYQAAVLSRLVNEVHSIEIIPELAKECRERLARLGYANVTIHQGDGYYGLQSEAPFDAIVVTAAATSIPPPLVQQLKPGGRLVIPVGTPFAVQHLMLVEKNEQGEIAMRQVLPVQFVPLTGKRE
- a CDS encoding inorganic phosphate transporter, whose product is MVLTLLICVIVTALVFEYINGFHDSANAIATVVSTKVLTARAAVIYAGLLNIAGAFMGTHVASTIGRGIVSTESVTQGVILCALLSAIIWNLITWYYGIPSSSSHALIGGLMGATISKAGYHVVHFDGVTKKVLMPMVTSPLIGFGIGFLCMVLILWLCSRANPNTVNKYFKKLQLVSSGIMALSHGSNDAQKTMGIITLALVSYHTLDTFEVPYWVILGCAVTMGLGTMAGGWRIIRTMGSKMIKLKPVHGFAAETSAAAVILTASHFGIPVSTTHIISTSIMGVGSTRGIHALKWGIVGNIVMAWILTIPVCMVIAAVLYRILPV
- the rbbA gene encoding ribosome-associated ATPase/putative transporter RbbA, with the translated sequence MNTSAAEPVARLAGVTLRYGSTLALNGITLDLPAGHMAGLIGPDGVGKSSLLALVAGAHVIQQGQIWVLGGDMSRRRHREAVCPRIAYMPQGLGKNLYPTLSVIENIDFFGRLFGQGPAERRWRIDHLLASTGLTPFGERPAGKLSGGMKQKLGLCCALIHDPDLLILDEPTTGVDPLSRAQFWSLIEGIRTSRPGMSVLVATAYMEEAAHFDWLAVMEEGKVLATGAPAELLARTAAGTLEEAFVALLPEDRRREHLPVRIPPRNAAQDGVTAIEARELTMRFGDFVAVDRVSFQIKSGEIFGFLGSNGCGKTTTMKMLTGLLPASGGHAWLFGQPVNPRDIDTRRRVGYMTQSFSLYAELSVAQNLELHARLFNVPAEKIPGRVREMAERFGLADVMTALPGNLPLGQRQRLSLAVAMIHKPEMLILDEPTSGVDPIARDRFWQSMIDLARNDGVTIFISTHFMNEAERCDRISLMHAGRVLISDSPAAIKAKRGAATLEQAFIGYLAEAGAQGGTVEPSNAQPASPPATIDPATDPSRAPASHPRRRFSLARALSYARRESMELRRDPVRATLALLGSVILMVVMGYGISYDVEDLPFAVLDRDQTTASRDYILNLSGSRYFIEHPPLADYAELDRRMRAGEISLALEMPPGFGRDLARGRPVVIGAWIDGAMPQRAETIQGYVNGMHGLWLASLRGRQSSAMGDASPFTVETRYRYNPDVKSLVAMVPAVIPLLLIMIPAMLTTLSVVREKELGSIINLYVTPVTRMEFLLGKQLPYIGLAMANFFLLALMAVTLFGVPVRGDLLALIVAALLYVSAATALGLLISSFMRSQVAAIFGTAILTILPSVNFSGMTNPVTSQEGLGRVIGTLYPTAHFLTISRGIFAKGLGFADLPVQFLVLLVTIPLLLGACAMLLKKQEG